The Sulfurihydrogenibium azorense Az-Fu1 genome contains the following window.
TGAACACCTACCCCTTTAAAATAATTTCAACAAAAACAGGAGGTAGGTTATATGAAAGGTATTATAGGAACCCCTATGTATATGACAACACTCTTTCCTAAAAAACTATCAAACAAGATTAAAGACATTCCTTTAACAAAAGAAGCCAAAAAAAGACTAAAATGGATACAGCACTACCAAGATACAAAAAATATATCCAAAACCTGCAGATACTTCGGAATATCAAGAACTACCTTCTATAAATGGTTTGAAAGATACAAAAAAGACGGACTTGAAGGACTTCTTGATAGACCTAAAACACCAAAAAACACAAGAAAACCAACTATAAGAAATCAGTACAGAGAACAAATAATAAAAGTCAGGAAACAAAACCCAACTTGGAGCAAAGAAAAAATATCGGCATATCTACAAGAAGAAAAAAACATAAAAGTATCACCATCTACAGTGTATAAAGTATTAAAAGAAGAAGGATTAATAGAGAGAACAAAATCAATTAAAATACAAAACAAAAGAAAAAAGAGTATAAAGAAGAAAAGGACAAAAAGAGGCTTGCAAGCACAAGCCCCAGGGGATGTAGTACAAATAGACGTAAAACACCTGAACATCGCAGGTGCAACATATTACCAATTCACAGCTATAGATAAGTATAGCAGATTTTGTTTTGCACGGGTATATGAAAGTAAAAATTCAAAGAAAACAAAAGAATTTTATATTGAGTTAAATGAGTATTTTGAATTTGAGATAAAGAGGGTACAAACAGATAACGGGAGTGAGTTTTTAGGGGAGTTTAACAAGTATTTAACGGATATAGGAGTGGAGCATTACTTTAGCTATCCAAGGAGTCCAAAGACTAATGGTGTTGTAGAAAGATTGATAAGGACAATAGAAGAGGAGTTATGGTTGATAGAGGGATTAGATTACACATTAGAGGAGATGAATAAGAAGTTAAGGAAGTATGTAAGGAAGTACAATTTTATAAGGCCACATCATTCTTTAGGATACAAAAGACCAGCAGACATTGTTTATGGAGTATGATAAAATTTTTAGGTGAAGGTGTTCACGATGTATAGAACTCATACAAAATTTTTTAGGTAAATTTAATTTTTGTTAAAAAACACGTTGTAGGAGGGTGTGATATGACAAAGAAAGAACTTATCTCAGCTGTTGCACAGAAAGCTGGTTTAAAAAAAGCTGCTGCAGAAAAAGCAGTAAACGCAGCTATAGAAACAGTAGTAGAGGCAATCTCTAAAGGAGAAAGAGTAGCTATTCCTGGATTTGGAATTTTTAACATAAGAGAAAGAAAGGAAAGAAAAGGTAGAAACCCAAGAACAGGAAAAGAAATTAAAATCCCTGCAAGAAAAGTAGTAGCATTTACAGCTGCTAAAGCCTTAAAAGAAGCTGTAAATAAGTAAATTAAAAAAAGGGGGTTTAAGAGCCCCCTTGTAAAAAGGAGCTCAATATTAGACTAGATAGATTTTTAGCAAATCAAGGTTTTGGAAGTAGGTCTGAGGTTCAAAAACTTATAAAAAAAGGGTTTGTAAAAGTAAACGATAAAGAAGTTAAAGACCCTTCTATTCATATAGACCCATTGAAAGATAAAGTTAGCGTAGAAGATGAAGATGTTAACTATCAAGAAAATTTTTACTTTATGTTAAACAAACCTTTAGGATATATAACTGCTACTTACGATGAAAATTTTCCAACAGTAATAAGTTTGCTGGATGATGAAACTGTAAAAGACAAACTTTTTCCAATAGGCAGATTAGACTTAGATACAGAAGGACTTTTGATACTAACTACAGATGGTCAATTAGCACACAGATTAGCCCATCCAAAATGGAACATAGAAAAAGAATACTACGCCATCGTAGAAGGGGACGTATCTAAAATTGATTTTTCACCTTTTGAAAAAGAAGGTATTTACCTAAAAAAAGATAAGTATAAAACAAAGCCTTTTAAAGTAAAAGTTTTATCAGCCTTAGAAGAAGAGTCTAAAGTTTTAATAACTGTTTCAGAAGGAAAATACCATATAGTAAAAAAAATAATGGAATCTTTAGGTCATCCTGTTAAATATTTAAAAAGAGTAAGGATGGGTAATCTAAAGCTTGATGAAAACCTTCAACCTGGAGATTACCGTCCTTTAACAGAAGAAGAGATAAGAAAATTAAAGAGTCTTGTTAAACTAGATTAATGAAAAAAATTCTGTCTTTCTCTCTATTTGATACAGGAGAAACCATACTGGGAGCTATGGTTTACTCTGTATTCTTTCCCCTTTATATAACAAAGTACGTAGACCCTAAAATCTATAGTTATGTTTACAGTTTTACATTTTTACTATCTTTCTTGTTTGCACTACAGCTGGGTAAGTATGTTGATAGAACTGGAAAAAGGAAAGAAGGATTTATCGTTTTTGCTACTTTGACGACTATTCTTTGTTTTTCTTTAGGATTTTTAGAAAGTATGCCAATTTTATCTCTAATTGTTTTTTCTCTTATGTCTATAGCTCATCAGCAAAGTTTTGTTTTTTATAACTCTTTACTTTTAAACTTTGAAACAAAAGGCTTAGCATCGGGACTTGGTGTAAGTTTTGGGTACATTGGTTCAGCTATTGCTCTTATCTTTTTTGCAAAGGTTTTGTCTATCCCAAATGTTTACTTTATAACAGGTTTGATTTTCTTCTTGTTTGCTCTTCCTTCTTTTTTCTTTTTAGAAAATCCATCTTTAAAACATAATGTAAGTCTAAAAGAGGTGTTTAAAGATAAAAAGTTTATCCTTACTATAGTATCAATCTTATCCTTAACAGAGGTAGCAAATACATTAATAGCTATGATGAGTATATACCTAAAAAATGTGTTTGCTTTGGAAGATAGCCAGATTTATAAGGTAATCGGTCTTTCAGCTGTAGGTGGTATAGTGGGTGGTATTTTCTGGGGTAAGGTTTTAGATAAATTTTCAAGTGATAAGGTATTTCCACTAGGATTTTTCTTATGGGCAGGTTTTTTAATAGTTTTACCTGTTGTTCATGGGGATTTAATCTTAGTAGCTGGATTTGTTGCTGGATTTTCTTTAGCACATCTTTGGACAGTATCAAGGGTTTATATCATCTCAAAATTTCCCCAAGAAGAAGTATCTACAAGGATGTCTTTTTTATCTTTAACAGAAAGACTTGCTTCAACAACTGGATTGTTTATCTGGGGAACGTTGCTTTTCATAACACAGGATAACTATAGGTTGTCAGCAATGCTTATGAGTGTTTTTCCGATTTTAGGTTTTTTTATATTTTTGTACTCTAAAAGATTTTCTACTTAACGTAAATATCACCTTTTGTTGGGAAAAAATCAACGCAGTATGGACAGGTAAATATGTGATGTCCTGGGTATATCATCTTTACTTTTACTTCTCTTGTTTCTCCGTTTTTTATATTTTCTACCATAACATCGTAAGGTGGAAGTATGTAAAAGCAGTGTCCGTAGTATTTTGAGTTTGGCTCTTGTTCTATCCCTTCATCTACAGCTGTAATTCTAAAAAGCACTACTTTGTTCCTTTCAACGGTTATAACATTTGGCTCGTATCCATTTTTTGACACTTTTATATCTACGACTAAATCTGGTTTTTCTTCTGTTTTGGTGCAGGATAAAATGATTAACAAAAGCCCTATTAAGTAAAAAATTTTTAAAAATCTCATTTTAGGTTCCTTGTTTTGAAAACTATCCCCCACTTACAGGTGGTATTATAGCAACTTTATCATTTTCATTTAAAATACTGTCTTTTTCTGCATAGTTTTCATTAACTGCAATCATAGACTTTTGTAGTATGTCTCTAATGTTTGGATAAATCTTTGTTAAATAGTTGATTAAATCTTCTACGGTATTACCATTAAAATCAACTATCTCACTACTTTTTCCTACTTTATCTTTTACCTGAGAAAAGTACAAAACCTCAACTTTCATACTTGACTTCCCACTCTGTAATTAGATGAGACCCTCTCATAAAGTGAGCTCTTAACTTTAATCTTATCACTTCATCTAAATTTTTAAAACCTTCTCCTCCAACTAATGTAGGGGTGTCTGTTCCACCTACTATAAATGGCATATGTATTATTCTTATCTCATCAACAAGACCTAAATTTAAAAGATTCCAGTTAAGAGTAGAACCACCTTCAACCATTAATGTACGTATTCCTCTGTTGTAGAGAAAATCCATCATCTTTATTAGGTCAACTTTTTCATCTCCTATCTTCACAACTTCTACTTTTTCTGATAACGCTTTAATTTTCTCTTCGGGAGCTTTTTCAGTTGTTATTATTATAGTAGGTGCATCTTTTTTCAAAACGTTTGCATCCAGTGGAATATCAGCCGTAGAGGTTGGTATAATTCTGGTAGGATTTTTTCCTTTTACGTATCTTACTGTTAGATATGGGTTGTCTGTTCTTATAGTTTCTGCTCCTACCATTATCCCATCTACCTTTGCTCTTGTCTCGTGAAGATACCTATTTGCCTCTTCATCCATAAATTTCATTATTTCTTTTGAAGAAACACCTTTTGCAAGTGTTAGTTTTCCATCGACAGTAACTTCCGAAATTATTATCGTGTAAGGTCTTTTCATAACGTCCTCTTAATCGTAATCTTTATTGTACTTTATGTAAAGATATACAATCCTTTGAAGTAAAGACAACGTTGTTAACGCTGTTATTATAACAAATCCAAACTCAAGACCACCTAAAATTTTAAAATGTTCAAAAATAGCAAACACAATTATTGTTAAAAGTGTTTCTGGTCTTCCGAAAAACCCTATACCTTCAAGTGGGTCATCTATCTTTCCTTTCTGTCTATTTGAAAACCCTATTTCAGCGTAAGCAACAGGTTTTATAAAAGTGTGAAGCATACTTGCAGTTATTGCTAAAGCTGTAAGGTAAGGAGTAGAGTATGTAATTCCTATAAAGAAAAGTAAAAATCCATCGACAAATTTATCTGCAAGCCAGTCAAACACTGCACCGAACTTTGATGCTCTTTCTTTTTCCCTTGCAACAACCCCATCAAGTAGGTCAAAAAAACCACTGATAAAAACTAAGGCTGCACCTATTAAAGGCTTCTCTTTGTAAAAGGATACAGCTGCTAAAATACCGATTATAACAGATATTACCGTTATTATGTTTGGAGTTATACGGGTTCTCGCAAGGAGAACCCCTACAGGCTCGTACACCTTTTTAATGCTTTTTCTTTTTGATGTTAAATTCATAACAACCCTTTTTTATAAACTTTTACCACCAAGCCATGGCATCATTTTTCTTAACTCTTTTCCTACTTTTTCAACAGGATGTTCTTCATCTTTTTTAACAAGTGCGTTAAAGTGAGGTCTGTTTGCTACATTTTCCAGTATCCATTCTTTTGCAAACTCACCTTCTTGTATCTCTTCTAGTATCTTTTTGTAGATTGGTTTAACAGCTTCGTAAACTCTTTTTCCTCTTGTAACGTCTCCATATCTTGCAGTGTCAGATATTGAGTATCTCATTCCAGATATACCGTACTGATATATAAGGTCTACAATGAGTTTTAATTCGTGTAAACACTCAAAGTATGCAACTTCAGGCTGGTATCCAGCTTCTATAAGTGTTTCAAATCCTGCTTTTATTAAGGCAGTTGCTCCACCACACAAGACAGCCTGCTCTCCAAAAAGGTCTGTTTCTGTTTCTTCTTTGAAGGTTGTTTCTATAAGTCCTGCTCTTGTACAACCTATTCCTTTTGCGTAAGCCATTGCTACTTCTCTAGCATTACCTGTAAAGTCTTGGTAAACTGCAAACAATCCTGGAACACCCTTTCCTTCTTCGTACATCCATCTAACTAAGTGTCCTGGTCCTTTTGGTGCTACTAAGAAAACATCTACGTAAGCAGGTGGTACTATCTGTCCAAAATGTATGTTAAATCCATGGGCGAAGGCTAAAGCATTTCCTTCATCTAAGTTTGGAAGTATAGCAGAGTAAAAAAGTTGTGGTTGAACTGTATCAGGAGTAAGTATCATTACAACATCTGCTCTTTTAGCAGCTTCGTCGGGAGTGTAAACCTCAAAACCTTCCGCTTTTGCTTTTTCTATAGACCTACTTCCTGCAAGTAAACCTACTATTACTTTTATTCCACTGTCTCTTAAGTTTAATGCGTGGGCATGTCCTTGACTACCGTATCCTATAATAGCTACAGTTTTGTCCTTTAAGTAATCTAAAGAAGCATCTTCATCGTAATAGATGTTTGCCATTTCATCCTCCTGATTGAATTAATTTTTTAATTATTCTACTACAACTTTCTCTATTTTGTTATTTTCAATTAAAAGTTTAAAAACTTTACCAGCTGCCTCATCATCTAACGTTATAACATTTAGATTTACAAAGCCTTTTCCTACTTTTACACCATCTATATCTTTTGTAATATCTACATACCTTGTTAGGTTATCCCCTTTTTGGGATACTAACTTAACTTTGTTGTACTGGGGGTTAGTGTTAAGCTGTAGTTTTATGTTTATTTTTTTCTCAGGTATATCTTTTAGTTTAAAAAATTCGTTGTTTTGTAATGTTTTTAATCTTGAGTAAATATCTTCAGCGTAGTTAACTGTTATACAAGAAGATGAGTAAGGGTTGTTTGCTTTATACGTTTTTATACAGAGATTGTAAGCCTTTCCTTCCCATATTAAAGATGGATATACCACGTATAAAGGTTCTTTGCCTTTTGTAAGTAAAGAAGCTCCTGATACATTATTTACTAAAAATTCTGTTAGATAGTCTGAATAACTATCTGGTAAGCTTTCTACAGATGCTTTTGCTATTGCTACTTCTTGAGCGTAAGTAGAAAGAGATGCAAAAGATAGGGTAATAAACAACTTTTTAATCAAACCTTTCCCCCGGTAAAATTTTACTTGTTGCTGATTCTCTTACCATCGCTAACGTTCCTGTTCTTGCCATTTCTTTAATACCAAAAGGTTTAATAAGACTTATAAAAGCCTCTATCTTATCTTCATCACCAGTTATCTCTACTGTGTAGGTATCTGTTGAAACGTCTACAACCTTTGCTCTAAATATATTTACAAGTCTCATTATCTCATCTCTTGTTCTGTCATTTTCTGTATGGATTTTTATAAGGGCAAGTTCTCTTTCTATGTGAGGTATATCTGTTATATCTCTTACCCTTAAAGTTTCTATCAGTTTCCTTAGTTGTTTTATAATCTGTTCTATAACTCTTTCGTCCCCTTCTACAACTATTGTTATTCTTGCTATATGGGGTTCGTGGGTTCTTCCTACTGTAAGGCTTTCTATGTTATAGCCTCTTCCTGCAAAAAGTCCAGTAATCCTTGCTAAAACACCAAAGTTATGCTGAACTTTAACTGTTATTACGTGTCTTCCTATCTTTTTCTCTGGCTGTGGTCTTTCTTTAATTACTTTTATCTCACTCATTCATTTTACCCCACTAAGTACATAGTTTCTGCTTCACCTTTTTGCTTTGGCGTTAAAATCATCTCTCTATAACTTTTTCCTGCTGGAACCATAGGTAAAACGTTTTCTTCTCTATCTACAACAAAATCTATCAACACTGGTCTATCGTTTATCTCCATAGCTTTTGCTAAAACTTCTTTAACCTCTGAAGGCTTGGTTGCCCTTAATCCTACAGCTCCAAAACTTTCTGCCAACTTAACAAAGTCCGGCTGAACTGATAGGCAAACACTCGCATACCTACTATCATAGAAAAACTGCTGCCACTGTCTTACCATTCCTAAAAATCCGTTATTTATTATAGCAATTTTTACAGGTACTCTGTACTGGACTGCCGTTGCTAAATCTTGTACATTCATTATAAAAGATCCATCTCCTTCTATTGCAAATACAGTTTTATCAGGTCTTCCTATTTTAGCTCCAACAGCTGCAGGGAAACCAAATCCCATAGTTCCAAGACCACCTGAGTTTAAAAACTGTCTTGGGTAACTGTATTTATAAAACATTGCGGCCCACATTTGGTGTTGCCCTACACCAGCTGATATAATGGCATCTCCGTTTGTTATGTTGTAAATCTCTTCTATTACATACTGAGGCTTTATTATTTTATCTGACTTTCTGTAAGATAGGGGATGTTTTTCTTTCCACTCTTGTATCTGCTTTAGCCAGTTTTCCCTTGCAGCTACCCACTCTACCGGTTTTTCTTCTAACTCTTTTATAAGTTTTTGAAGAACATTTTTTACATCTCCAACTATAGGAACATCAACGGTTATCGTTTTACTTATTGAAGCTGGGTCTATGTCTATATGTATGATTTTTGCCTCAGGTGCAAATTCTGATATCTTACCTGTAACTCTATCATCAAACCTTGCTCCTACTGCTATAAGTAAATCACTGTGATAGACAGCCATATTAGCGTAGTATGTTCCGTGCATACCAAGCATATGTAAAGAAAGAGGGTCTGTTTCAGGAAAAGCACCTTTTCCCATATTTGTTGTGGTAACTGGTATCTTCGTTAACCTTGCCAGTTTTGTTACTTCTTCTGCAGCATCTGCAAGTATAGCTCCACCACCAACGTATAAAACTGGTCTTGTTGCTTTTCTTATCAACTCTGCAGCTTTTTTTATTTGGACAGGGTTGCCTTCTACGTGGGGATTGTATCCCGGTAAAGATTCTTTTACTTCTTCATCTGATGGTATGTAGTACTCTGAGACTTGCTGTGTGATATCTTTTGGAATATCAACTAAAACTGGTCCTGGTCTTCCTGTTCTTGCAATGTAAAAAGCTTGTCTTAAAATAAGTGGAAGGTCTTTTATGTCGGTTACTAAAAAGTTATGTTTTGTTATTGGTCTTGTTATTCCAATAACATCAGCTTCTTGAAATGCGTCCGTTCCTATGTAATGTCTTGGAACTTGACCTGTTATTGCAACCAGTGGAATAGAGTCCATATACGCTGTTGCAAGTCCTGTTACTAAGTTTGTAGCTCCCGGTCCCGATGTTGCAATTACTACTCCTACTTTCCCTGTTGCTCTTGCATAACCATCTGCCATATGACAAGCTGCTTGTTCATGCCTTGTTAAAACATTTTTAAATGGTGCATCAAAAAGGGCATCGTAAACTTCCATTATTGCACCACCGGGAAGACCAAATATAGTATCAACTCCTTCATGTAGTAATACATCTACAACTATATCAGCTCCTCTTTTCTTTTCCATCGCTGTACTCCTAATTTTTAAAGTTAAAAAAATATTATAAATCTAAAAAACTTTTTGGTATGATTTTTATTTGATTTTTAGCTAAAAATATCTAACATTTCTTTTAACCTTCTTATATTTTTTACTTGTATATCACTTTCTTTATAACTTGTCGGTGCAAGTACTTGATTTAAGCCTTTACTTTTACACTCCCTTATCCTTATATCCTCAAAATGAACAGACCTTACTTCTCCAGTTAAACCAATTTCTCCAAAGACTGCCATATCGTTTGGAATTGGGATATTTTTGTAGGCTGAAAAAATAGCTGTAGCAACTGCTAAATCTACCGCCGGCTCGTCTACCTTTATTCCTCCTACAACATTAACAAATATATCTTTATCTTTAAGATTTATCTTTAGATGGTTTTCCATAACAGCTGTTATGATTGATATTTTATTTAAGTCTATGCCTTGACTTCTTCTTTGGGGAACAGGATAAAAAGTTTTTGATACAAGTGCTTGAACTTCTACCAGTATAGGTTTTGAGCCTTCTGTGTAAGGAAATATTACACTTCCCGGTTGGTTTTGTGGCCTTTGGGATATAAAAAACAGAGATGGGTCTAAAACCTGTTCCATTCCTTTATCTGTCATATTAAAAACAGCCATCTCTCCGGAGCTTCCAAACCTATTTTTTAAGACTCTCAGTATCCTGTAGGCATAACCTTTTTCTCCTTCAAACTGGGCTACCGTATCTACAAGATGCTCTAAAACCTTTGGTCCGGCTATACTTCCTTCTTTGTTTACCTGACCTACGATTAAAGAGATAACACCTTTTGACTTTGAGATTTCTGTAATTTTACTACTTACATACTTAACCTGTGATACAGACCCTGCCGGTGATTCAAGGTTTTCTGAGTAAACAGTTTGAACAGAGTCTAAAACTATCAAATCTGGATTTATATTTTCTATAGCTGAAACTATACTCTCTAAATTTGTATCAGAAAGTATGTATAGATTTTTTTCCAGAGCTCCTACTCTTTGGGCTCTTAGATAGATCTGATAAGAGGACTCTTCAGCTGATATGTAGAGAACTTTTTTACTTTTTGCAAGGTTTGAAGATATTTGAAGAAGTAAAGTGGACTTTCCTATTCCCGGCTCTCCTGAGACTAAAACTACTTGACCGGGAACAAATCCACCACCTATGGCAGTATCAAAGTTATCAAACCCGGATTTTGTCCTTGATAAATTTAAATCAAAGCTTATTTCTGTTATAGGTTTAGGAAAAACATTTTTTGGTATAAAGCTTTTTTCTTTTTTAAAATCTAATATCTCTTCAGAAACAGAGTTGTAAGCACCACATACAGAACATCTTCCTACCCAAGTAGGAAAGGTTGCACCACATTCATTACATACGTAAGTTGTTTTTGTTTTACTTTTTTTCATCTTTCACTTTCAAAGCTTCTTGTTTAGCTATTTTATCACAGTACTCATTCTCAGGATGACCACTGTGTCCTTTTATCCAATGAGCCTTTACTCTGTGTTTTTTCAATAATTCATACAATCTTTGCCATAAATCTTGGTTTTCAACGGGTTTTCCAGAAGAAGTCTTCCAATTGTTTTTAATCCACTTTTCAAGCCAAGAGTTTATTCCGTTTATTACATAGTTTGAATCAGTGTACAGATCTATATCGTATGGAGATTTTTTTAATGCTTCAAGGGCTTTTATTACAGCACTCTTTTCTTGTTTCAATTACGTACTTTTCCAATCCTACCTGTCTACAAACGTCGATAACACTCACTACATCTTGAAAAGGCACATCTCTTTCAGACCTTAACGCAACAACTTGGTTTTCTACATTCTGTTTTTCTGTCTCAAGTATAGATTTTAGCTGGTCTAAGTCTACTTTTTTATCTTGGAAGTATACTCCATCTTTTTTTATGGTTATCTCTATTCTTTTTTGGAGCTGCTTTGATGGTTCTCCGGTTTTTGCTTTTGGAAGGTCAAGGGGTATTTTACCTTCAACCATAAATGTAGCAGTAGCCATAAATATAATAAGTATAACAAGGACTATATCAACAAGTGGAATCATATTTATTTCTGATATTTCTCTGTCGTTTTCGTCGGTAATCTTCATCTATCCTTTACCTCACAGTATTTTGTTTTTAACCTCTTCAAAACTATCAGCTGTAGCTACTATTCTCAACACCTCTTCAAATTTTTGTTCATCTTCAAAAGATGAGAGCTTGTTTTCTATGGTTTGGAGTTCTTCAGGGTTTGGTTGAAACTTTAAGTTTATTAAGTTTAGTATGCTTTTTATGTAACCCTTTTTTAAACCTTCCTGTAAACCCTCTAATTTCCATTTATCTGTTAACAACATCATCTCTTCTTTACCTCCTGTTTCTAAAATCATACTTTCTATAACTTCTGGTTTTTTGGTAATTGCTACTGTGTAGTTATCATTTTTTACTCTCGTATATCATCAGTAAAAACTTCATCTTTCTTACAAAGTAGTTATAACCTATAACGGCAGGGATTGCTACAAACAGTCCCATAGCAGTAGCAACAAGAGCTTCTGATATACCTGTCATAACAACTCTAACTCCAAACTCTGAAGAAGTCCCTAAGTGGTGGAATGCTTTTATAACACCTAAAACAGTGCCAAAAAGTCCTATAAATGGAGCGTTGTTTCCAAAAGTGGCAAGTATTCCAAGTCTTTTTTCAAGTTGGAGTCGCAGCTCCAGAGGGTCGTACTTGTCTAAGTTTTGCTCTATCACTTTGTAAGCCATAAACCTTTCTATGATTATGGCTATTGTGATAATACTCATAATCAAAAGGATGTAAAGGACAGGATCACCACCCACCAAAGCCAGTTTTAGTATTATATCTGTTATACTCATTCTAAACTCCCATATAAGATTTTAGAAAATTATATCACTGTTAGTGATGGTGATGTGTAAACATTATGTTAAAATTTTCAAAAAACTTTTAAAAGGTTGAGAAGATGAGTTTGAAAGAGTTTATAATTCCGGCAATAGATTTAAAAGATGGTAAAGTGGTAAGACTTTATAAAGGTGAGTTTGATAAAGTAAAAGTTTATAAAGATAATCCTGTTGATATGGCAAAGTATTTTCAAGACTGTGGAGCTGTGCATATTCACGTTGTAGACTTAGACGGGGCTCTTGAAGGTAAACCTAAAAACTATAAGGTTGTAGAGAGTATAGTTAAATCTGTTGATATTTTAGTAGAGTTTGGAGGGGGTCTTAGAAGCTACGAAGCTGTTAAGAGTATGTTTGAGATTGGCGTTGATAGAGTGGTAATAGGTAGTCTTGCTTATGAAAATCAAGAGGAGTTTTTAAGGATAGTTGAAGACTTTAAAAATAAAGTAATTGTTGGCATAGATGCAAAAGATGGCAAAGTTGCAATAAAAGGCTGGGTTGAAAAGACAGACTACACACCTTTAGAGTTTGCAAAAAAGTATGATGATTTAGATATATTTGGATTTTTATACACAGATGTAAACAGAGACGGTGCAATGGTAGGTCCTAACCTTGAAGGGACTAAATATTTGGCAGAAAATCTAAAACACTTTGTTATTGCATCCGG
Protein-coding sequences here:
- the ilvB gene encoding biosynthetic-type acetolactate synthase large subunit, whose protein sequence is MEKKRGADIVVDVLLHEGVDTIFGLPGGAIMEVYDALFDAPFKNVLTRHEQAACHMADGYARATGKVGVVIATSGPGATNLVTGLATAYMDSIPLVAITGQVPRHYIGTDAFQEADVIGITRPITKHNFLVTDIKDLPLILRQAFYIARTGRPGPVLVDIPKDITQQVSEYYIPSDEEVKESLPGYNPHVEGNPVQIKKAAELIRKATRPVLYVGGGAILADAAEEVTKLARLTKIPVTTTNMGKGAFPETDPLSLHMLGMHGTYYANMAVYHSDLLIAVGARFDDRVTGKISEFAPEAKIIHIDIDPASISKTITVDVPIVGDVKNVLQKLIKELEEKPVEWVAARENWLKQIQEWKEKHPLSYRKSDKIIKPQYVIEEIYNITNGDAIISAGVGQHQMWAAMFYKYSYPRQFLNSGGLGTMGFGFPAAVGAKIGRPDKTVFAIEGDGSFIMNVQDLATAVQYRVPVKIAIINNGFLGMVRQWQQFFYDSRYASVCLSVQPDFVKLAESFGAVGLRATKPSEVKEVLAKAMEINDRPVLIDFVVDREENVLPMVPAGKSYREMILTPKQKGEAETMYLVG
- the radA gene encoding DNA repair protein RadA: MKKSKTKTTYVCNECGATFPTWVGRCSVCGAYNSVSEEILDFKKEKSFIPKNVFPKPITEISFDLNLSRTKSGFDNFDTAIGGGFVPGQVVLVSGEPGIGKSTLLLQISSNLAKSKKVLYISAEESSYQIYLRAQRVGALEKNLYILSDTNLESIVSAIENINPDLIVLDSVQTVYSENLESPAGSVSQVKYVSSKITEISKSKGVISLIVGQVNKEGSIAGPKVLEHLVDTVAQFEGEKGYAYRILRVLKNRFGSSGEMAVFNMTDKGMEQVLDPSLFFISQRPQNQPGSVIFPYTEGSKPILVEVQALVSKTFYPVPQRRSQGIDLNKISIITAVMENHLKINLKDKDIFVNVVGGIKVDEPAVDLAVATAIFSAYKNIPIPNDMAVFGEIGLTGEVRSVHFEDIRIRECKSKGLNQVLAPTSYKESDIQVKNIRRLKEMLDIFS
- a CDS encoding RNase H family protein — protein: MKQEKSAVIKALEALKKSPYDIDLYTDSNYVINGINSWLEKWIKNNWKTSSGKPVENQDLWQRLYELLKKHRVKAHWIKGHSGHPENEYCDKIAKQEALKVKDEKK
- a CDS encoding ExbD/TolR family protein, whose translation is MKITDENDREISEINMIPLVDIVLVILIIFMATATFMVEGKIPLDLPKAKTGEPSKQLQKRIEITIKKDGVYFQDKKVDLDQLKSILETEKQNVENQVVALRSERDVPFQDVVSVIDVCRQVGLEKYVIETRKECCNKSP
- a CDS encoding MotA/TolQ/ExbB proton channel family protein, with protein sequence MSITDIILKLALVGGDPVLYILLIMSIITIAIIIERFMAYKVIEQNLDKYDPLELRLQLEKRLGILATFGNNAPFIGLFGTVLGVIKAFHHLGTSSEFGVRVVMTGISEALVATAMGLFVAIPAVIGYNYFVRKMKFLLMIYESKK
- the hisA gene encoding 1-(5-phosphoribosyl)-5-[(5-phosphoribosylamino)methylideneamino]imidazole-4-carboxamide isomerase yields the protein MSLKEFIIPAIDLKDGKVVRLYKGEFDKVKVYKDNPVDMAKYFQDCGAVHIHVVDLDGALEGKPKNYKVVESIVKSVDILVEFGGGLRSYEAVKSMFEIGVDRVVIGSLAYENQEEFLRIVEDFKNKVIVGIDAKDGKVAIKGWVEKTDYTPLEFAKKYDDLDIFGFLYTDVNRDGAMVGPNLEGTKYLAENLKHFVIASGGVGSLQDVINLYKLKDYGVFGVVVGKAIYEGKIKLEEL